In one window of Paraflavitalea soli DNA:
- a CDS encoding non-ribosomal peptide synthetase/type I polyketide synthase has product MAQQQTGMEIAVIGISGRFPQSADPAALWENLVNGKECIDFFTKEALKAQGCDPAEVDHPAYVPANALLPDKDKFQPSFFGYSPKEAQVMAPQVRLLHELVWECLENAGYNPHEYADPIALYAGTSNSSYWESLTYISGLAAELGEFDAEHLNNKDTACAKVAYNLNLKGPVLAVHTECSTGLVAVHLAVKALLTGECRMALAGGVAVSYYSKGGYVYEEGMIRSDDGHCRVFDEKASGTMLGEGGGIVLLKRLNDAIRDGDHIYAVIKGSAVNNDGNEKVGFTAPSVAGQAEVIRRAQKMARINPADIRFIETHGTGTNLGDPIEVEALKLAFGEAGKYTCALGSLKSNIGHLGEGAGVAGLIKAVLALHKEVLPPSLHFETPNPKIGFNDSPFFVNNHLTPLTRSNGTPLLAGVSSFGIGGTNVHVVLEEYCEERKTKPAGKYELIPLSADNTWSLTKNLENLQTFMAKEPATNIANLAYTLQSGRKHFPVRTFLVGEQVEGSLEQAIAQLLQKPLAAKQTKPEKIVFLFPGQGTQYAGMTRDLYEGLPGFKQQLDACFALAAQAGIPHDLKNILFEDQSGLLNQTEITQLLLFIVEYALALQLMHLGIEPDILVGHSIGEYVAACIAGVFTPEEAIRIVARRGALMQQAPPGKMLSVSSPVEDLRPLLPASLSLAAVNSNNISVVSGTQEEIVAFHDFLEQREIPSRILVTSHAFHSPLMEPVLEAFEKSFETITLQQPNKTILSNLTGNYADPKELATAQYWVGHLRNTVQFQECLRHIPDNSLLIEVGPGHSLSTFARHNGWQDTINTIRHPDARTHDLLFYYQAIGSIWKQGIDINWHRFNDPAGRLKLPLPPYAFKRERYWIDEDPLALQQKFLQGADKEKKIPFEEWFHQPSWKQKHIDLAAGVNKEQIDHLLIFPQRQLFEKKEVIDQLQALKNTSITIVHRKGEMDGLTIPDNWVLIEESDNSRAFYDDLVALLQKNNCLPSHILHSRSIDGGSNPHYDYHQLITHQQDGLLNILHLAQALMQVSVLEKTCLLMVSVQQFLIQGTEQLAINQAPLQALNIVLPQEFHKILTKHIDFGSEGDLVNHIDKVLQETRYDFTNRTVAYRNGIRWLRSYEPVKLGEKAKNGSLKNKGVYLVTGGLGGVGTILAKYLAQTCEATLIMLSRTAIPEREEWAAILQGQQQAMITRIQRIQEIEALGGKVITVKADVGDAEAVAQAVAYAESMSGKINGVIHAAADTTGQSHVCFADQLSSTLVEEQFYAKVKGAMVLAHCFTSRQLDFFMVTSSLSAVLGGMGFLAYAASNAIVDQLLKNKNQQERGITRWITVNWDGWEEEQAPAAASQSYILPSEGAKAFGLILDKAGHNEVVVCTRDLDAKLRKWVYLEDIGTAGTEKDKETTLTEIQRAESLPEYLAPRNETEEKLVKAWQKIFGIKNIGINDNFFELGGDSLKAVVLANRIFKDLSVKISLQDLFQYTDIANLATRIKGVERAHFASIPPAKPSPYYNLSSAQKRFYYVYELDPASLAYNLPVVTILRGKLDKARFENAFRKLIRRHESLRTAFTKVNGQPRQLIAEEVSFSIGYLPGEKDKLEEAIEAFVKPFDLAVAPLMRAGLVEMEGEAYALLIDIHHIITDAESSEILVKDFMAFYNEATLPPLRIQYKDFTEWQQSVQQQQAIAAQQAFWLQEFRDGALPLEVPTDFPRPLTKTYQGDLVSFIIGKEQALQVRTLAEENGASVFMVLFAVFNILQHKLSNQEEIVIGTSTAGREHPDLEHVMGLFVNTLPVKCQVEGTLTFQQFLARVKTKVLTCFEQQSYPYDELVNQLNIERNTSRNLLFDVMFAYLNIQEAKLEFPGLTLSPYDFKHPVSKFDYTLQAYDNGEQIHMSIEYATDLFRRPTIERFTRYFNTILQTVTATPAIQVAAISMLDPAEKEDLLIGFNNTWAAFPDNKTIHQLIEEQVQRNPGRSAVVFNEQLLTYGQLNEKANRLAHYLRRQYHLQPGEPVLLSARLSPELLIALLAILKAGAAYLPVDPALPKERIRFIMEEAGVQLLITDEALLPHFDYYTGHTYTIDTTVETLDTPIEDPTPINTPNDLAYIIYTSGSTGQPKGVMVEHGSVVNYIHWAAAYYLNQPHHSFALFTSLSADLTVTSVFTPLITGHEIVIYRDHEQQPAVERIFREGRANVIKLTPSHLKIIRDTHFQTGENRPLLLKLIVGGEALETALARRIVQSLPGKVELFNEYGPTEATVGCMIHQYTDDEQDASVPIGLPIHNTRIYLLDKYLQPVAAGVTGELYVAGAGLARGYFNKEQLTAEKFIPNPFVPGTYMYKTGDHGVQRPDGLLSFRGRIDHQVKIRGYRVELSEIESRLVSYEGITDCLVLLHKAQQEASLVAYYVSTQETAKEALRDFLLQTLPDYMVPAWFIRLEAMPLMLNGKTDRKALPDPLQQRDTEYVMPVTEEEKALCEAWCEVLRIDKVGVLDKFFSLGGDSIKSIQICSKLQDKGYKFSVRDMLREQTIQKQALRMKKKDQPIHQAPITGTSRLSPIQQWFLDGPVADKHHFNHSILLHFPEGLTIETVTDIMGKLQEHHDALRMIFIQDLNGWHCENKGPGGPVAITEQDLREAVAPAEALGKLAQTIQSSIDLEQGPLMKLGLFHLPDGARLLIIIHHLVIDGVSWRILLDDIDRLHRQHTKKEPLSLPAKTLSFLHWIGKLDTYTKSKRFIQAAAWWKTYEVKPVTALPREGVGEKTLASMQQAVFRLNRADTTALLTKVQHPFGNQVNDMLLAALLLTLDEQWGIPAVSIELEGHGREDLGQQEDISRTVGWFTIQYPVWIEKGKDLRHTLKAVKEALHSLPNQGFDYLLQQYFTTNNNNGKRQLPAAPISFNYLGQFDESTEHNVFTIAGEPRGEDVSARYLSSFDWEFLGMVTGAQLELSVTYSTAQYLPATMNRFMDQYQLKLRELVAYCQTYPKKELTPSDFTYKHLTIEQVDALQSRYEIEDIYPLSPMQQGMLFHAIADPTSTAYFEQTSYCLVGHLNMEAVEKSLNALMARHPVLRTRFLYKGLEKPLQLVLKEQFIECSFTDIRGEIRNGSRNSVLQDWREADKAALFNLSEDALMRVTILQTATGEYEFIWSHHHIIMDGWCMGILINEFNLLYESFLHGQPIQLPPASPYATYIQWLEERDTAEAAHYWKDYLQGYHQLATIPATASLIAAADPYHPELAQLSFTREQTNALRALSVRYGVTVNTIIQVAWGILLLNYNRTRDVVFGCVVSGRPAALKGVDTMVGLFINTVPVRMTVEEDETLETFLQKVQANAIAGEPHHYHSLYEIQTQSQAGRSLLDHIMVFENYPLLDQLEQQGDGKPAWVVKDVQVLEETNYPLFLEVFLLDQLSIEIHYNARIYTRQEINELVRHLAHISDQVIHHSHKLVKDITIPLAKGLNGHHQPGLNVCQPELVEGGTRVGRLSEAAHPGQPLTPAATDTEKELALIWADLLKQEPEELDIHTSFFELGGHSLKALSLVNRINKQFGIQIELQTIFDKETIRNLAEEIITIRQIQYGVKTDEEGFEVVI; this is encoded by the coding sequence ATGGCACAGCAGCAAACAGGTATGGAAATTGCCGTTATAGGTATTTCCGGCAGGTTTCCACAGTCAGCCGACCCGGCCGCCTTGTGGGAAAACCTGGTGAACGGGAAAGAATGCATCGACTTTTTTACCAAAGAAGCGCTGAAAGCCCAGGGCTGCGATCCCGCAGAGGTCGATCATCCCGCTTATGTGCCAGCCAATGCCTTATTGCCCGACAAGGATAAATTTCAACCTTCCTTTTTTGGTTACAGCCCCAAAGAAGCACAGGTAATGGCCCCACAGGTGCGCCTCTTGCATGAACTGGTATGGGAATGCCTGGAAAATGCAGGCTACAACCCGCATGAGTATGCCGACCCGATCGCCTTGTATGCCGGTACCTCCAACAGCTCTTACTGGGAAAGCCTTACCTATATTTCCGGCCTGGCCGCCGAGCTGGGCGAATTTGATGCCGAACACCTCAACAACAAGGACACCGCCTGCGCTAAAGTAGCTTACAACCTCAACCTGAAAGGTCCTGTGCTGGCCGTGCACACCGAATGTTCCACCGGCCTCGTGGCTGTTCACCTCGCTGTGAAAGCCTTATTGACCGGAGAATGCCGCATGGCCCTCGCAGGAGGTGTCGCCGTCTCTTATTACAGTAAAGGCGGCTATGTATACGAAGAAGGCATGATCCGCTCCGATGATGGACATTGCCGCGTATTTGATGAAAAAGCCAGTGGTACCATGCTGGGAGAAGGCGGCGGCATTGTTTTACTCAAACGATTGAACGATGCCATCCGCGATGGCGATCATATCTATGCCGTGATCAAGGGCTCCGCCGTCAACAACGATGGCAATGAAAAAGTGGGCTTCACCGCTCCCAGTGTAGCCGGCCAGGCAGAAGTGATCCGGAGAGCACAAAAAATGGCAAGGATCAACCCGGCCGATATCCGCTTTATTGAAACACATGGCACCGGTACCAACCTCGGCGATCCCATTGAAGTGGAAGCCCTGAAGCTGGCATTTGGCGAAGCTGGGAAGTATACCTGCGCACTCGGTTCACTCAAAAGCAATATCGGTCACCTGGGTGAAGGCGCAGGCGTAGCAGGATTGATCAAGGCCGTGTTGGCCCTGCACAAAGAGGTATTGCCCCCTTCCCTCCATTTCGAGACCCCCAATCCGAAGATCGGTTTTAACGACAGTCCTTTTTTTGTAAACAACCACCTTACCCCATTAACCCGGTCAAATGGTACACCTTTACTTGCCGGCGTTAGTTCCTTTGGCATCGGCGGCACCAATGTGCACGTAGTGCTGGAAGAATACTGCGAAGAAAGAAAGACTAAGCCTGCCGGCAAATACGAACTCATACCCCTTTCAGCCGATAATACCTGGAGCCTTACAAAGAACCTGGAAAACCTGCAGACCTTTATGGCAAAAGAGCCTGCCACCAATATCGCAAACCTGGCTTATACCTTGCAATCAGGCAGAAAACATTTTCCTGTTCGTACATTCCTGGTTGGTGAGCAGGTGGAAGGATCATTGGAACAGGCTATAGCACAATTGTTACAAAAGCCACTGGCAGCCAAACAAACCAAACCCGAAAAGATCGTCTTCCTGTTCCCCGGACAGGGTACCCAATATGCCGGTATGACCCGCGACTTGTATGAAGGCCTGCCCGGTTTTAAGCAACAGCTCGACGCCTGTTTTGCATTGGCAGCACAAGCCGGCATTCCCCACGACCTGAAAAATATCCTGTTTGAAGACCAGTCAGGATTGCTCAACCAAACCGAAATAACTCAATTGCTCCTGTTCATCGTAGAATATGCACTGGCCTTACAGTTGATGCACCTGGGCATTGAACCCGATATACTCGTTGGTCATAGTATTGGCGAATATGTGGCGGCCTGTATCGCTGGCGTATTTACACCGGAAGAGGCCATCCGGATCGTAGCCCGGAGAGGAGCGCTGATGCAGCAGGCGCCCCCCGGGAAAATGTTGAGTGTCTCCTCACCGGTGGAAGACTTGCGTCCACTGTTACCGGCAAGCCTTTCCTTAGCCGCTGTTAACAGCAACAATATCTCCGTGGTATCGGGTACCCAGGAAGAAATAGTAGCTTTCCACGACTTCCTCGAGCAGCGCGAGATCCCTTCCCGTATATTGGTTACCTCCCACGCTTTCCATTCTCCTTTAATGGAACCCGTATTGGAAGCCTTCGAAAAGAGTTTTGAAACTATTACCCTGCAGCAACCGAACAAAACAATACTGTCCAATCTCACCGGCAACTATGCCGACCCAAAAGAACTGGCCACCGCACAATATTGGGTGGGTCACTTGAGAAATACCGTTCAGTTTCAGGAATGCCTCCGGCACATACCCGACAACAGTTTACTGATCGAGGTAGGGCCGGGGCATTCTTTATCTACTTTTGCCCGGCACAATGGATGGCAGGATACCATCAACACCATCCGCCATCCCGATGCACGCACCCATGACCTACTCTTTTATTACCAGGCCATTGGTTCCATCTGGAAACAGGGCATCGATATCAACTGGCATCGCTTCAACGATCCTGCCGGTCGGTTAAAACTGCCTTTACCTCCTTATGCTTTCAAAAGAGAAAGGTATTGGATCGATGAAGATCCCCTCGCTTTGCAACAAAAATTTCTTCAGGGAGCAGACAAAGAAAAAAAGATACCATTTGAAGAATGGTTTCACCAGCCCTCCTGGAAACAAAAACATATTGACCTCGCTGCGGGCGTGAATAAAGAGCAGATCGACCATTTGCTCATCTTTCCCCAACGGCAGCTGTTCGAAAAAAAGGAGGTCATTGATCAGCTGCAGGCTTTGAAAAATACTTCTATTACCATTGTACACCGCAAAGGTGAGATGGATGGACTCACCATTCCCGACAACTGGGTCCTGATCGAAGAAAGCGATAATTCACGCGCTTTCTACGACGACCTGGTGGCCCTCCTGCAAAAGAACAATTGCCTGCCCAGTCATATCCTGCACAGCAGGTCCATTGATGGAGGGAGCAACCCCCACTACGATTATCACCAACTCATCACACACCAGCAAGACGGCCTGTTGAATATCCTTCACCTGGCCCAGGCATTGATGCAGGTATCTGTCCTGGAAAAAACCTGCCTGCTGATGGTATCAGTACAGCAATTCCTGATACAGGGCACCGAACAGTTGGCGATCAACCAGGCGCCCCTGCAGGCATTGAATATCGTACTGCCACAGGAATTCCATAAGATACTGACCAAACACATTGATTTCGGCAGTGAAGGAGATCTGGTCAACCATATCGATAAAGTATTGCAGGAAACACGCTATGATTTCACCAACAGGACCGTGGCTTACCGCAACGGCATCCGGTGGCTGAGGTCCTATGAACCGGTAAAACTGGGTGAGAAAGCAAAGAACGGATCACTGAAAAACAAAGGCGTATACCTGGTCACAGGAGGTCTGGGAGGCGTAGGTACCATCCTGGCCAAATACCTGGCACAGACCTGCGAGGCCACCCTCATCATGTTGTCCCGCACAGCTATACCCGAAAGGGAAGAATGGGCCGCTATATTGCAGGGCCAGCAACAGGCAATGATCACCCGCATACAGCGCATACAGGAGATCGAAGCCCTGGGTGGGAAAGTGATAACCGTAAAAGCCGATGTAGGTGATGCTGAAGCCGTAGCCCAGGCAGTGGCTTATGCTGAAAGCATGAGTGGCAAGATCAACGGCGTAATACACGCTGCAGCCGATACCACCGGGCAATCACATGTTTGCTTTGCAGATCAGTTAAGCAGTACACTGGTGGAAGAACAGTTCTATGCCAAGGTAAAAGGTGCGATGGTGCTGGCCCATTGTTTTACCAGCAGGCAGCTGGATTTCTTTATGGTCACCTCTTCACTCTCTGCTGTATTGGGAGGAATGGGCTTCCTGGCCTATGCAGCTTCCAATGCCATCGTGGATCAGTTGCTGAAAAATAAGAACCAGCAGGAGCGGGGCATTACCAGGTGGATAACTGTCAACTGGGATGGATGGGAAGAAGAGCAAGCCCCTGCCGCCGCCAGCCAGTCTTATATCTTACCCTCGGAAGGTGCCAAAGCCTTTGGTCTCATCCTTGATAAAGCAGGTCACAACGAGGTGGTGGTATGCACCCGTGACCTCGATGCCAAACTGCGCAAATGGGTATACCTGGAAGACATCGGCACAGCCGGTACAGAAAAAGACAAAGAAACCACCCTCACTGAAATACAAAGAGCAGAAAGCCTGCCCGAATACCTCGCCCCCCGCAATGAGACAGAAGAAAAGCTGGTAAAAGCATGGCAAAAGATATTCGGTATTAAGAATATCGGCATCAACGACAACTTCTTTGAACTGGGAGGCGATTCCCTGAAAGCTGTTGTATTGGCCAACAGGATATTCAAGGACCTGAGTGTGAAAATATCCCTTCAGGATCTCTTCCAATACACTGATATCGCCAACCTCGCCACCCGCATTAAAGGTGTGGAAAGAGCACATTTTGCCAGCATTCCCCCCGCCAAACCGTCACCTTACTATAACCTGTCTTCCGCTCAGAAAAGGTTCTATTATGTGTATGAGCTCGATCCTGCCTCCCTGGCTTATAACCTGCCCGTGGTCACCATACTGCGTGGAAAGCTGGATAAAGCAAGGTTTGAAAATGCATTCCGGAAACTCATCCGCCGGCACGAAAGTCTGCGCACTGCCTTTACCAAGGTAAATGGACAGCCGCGCCAGTTGATCGCCGAAGAGGTGAGCTTTTCTATCGGTTATCTGCCTGGTGAAAAGGACAAGCTGGAAGAGGCCATCGAAGCATTTGTAAAACCCTTCGACCTGGCAGTAGCGCCCCTGATGCGGGCCGGCCTCGTTGAAATGGAGGGAGAAGCATATGCCTTGCTGATCGATATCCACCATATCATCACCGATGCCGAGTCCAGCGAAATACTCGTCAAGGATTTCATGGCATTTTACAACGAAGCTACCTTGCCGCCCCTAAGGATACAATACAAAGACTTTACCGAATGGCAGCAAAGCGTACAACAACAGCAGGCCATTGCTGCACAACAGGCATTCTGGCTGCAGGAATTCCGCGATGGCGCCCTGCCACTCGAAGTGCCCACTGATTTTCCACGGCCGCTCACCAAGACCTACCAGGGCGACCTGGTAAGTTTTATCATCGGGAAAGAACAGGCCCTGCAAGTAAGAACACTAGCCGAAGAGAACGGCGCATCCGTATTCATGGTGCTCTTTGCCGTATTCAATATCCTGCAACATAAACTCAGCAACCAGGAAGAGATCGTGATCGGCACTTCTACAGCCGGCCGCGAACACCCCGACCTGGAGCACGTGATGGGCCTCTTTGTCAATACTCTTCCTGTAAAATGCCAGGTGGAGGGCACACTGACCTTTCAGCAATTCCTGGCCAGGGTGAAGACCAAGGTACTGACCTGCTTTGAGCAGCAGTCTTACCCGTATGATGAATTGGTCAATCAACTCAACATAGAACGCAATACCAGCCGGAACCTCCTGTTTGATGTGATGTTTGCGTATCTCAATATCCAGGAGGCCAAATTGGAATTTCCCGGCCTCACCCTTAGTCCTTATGATTTCAAACATCCCGTATCCAAGTTTGATTATACGTTACAGGCTTATGACAACGGAGAGCAGATACACATGAGCATAGAGTATGCAACTGACCTCTTCCGGAGACCCACTATCGAACGATTTACCCGCTATTTCAATACTATATTGCAAACCGTCACAGCCACACCAGCTATTCAAGTAGCTGCCATCAGTATGCTGGACCCTGCCGAAAAAGAAGACCTGCTGATCGGTTTTAACAATACCTGGGCTGCCTTCCCCGACAATAAGACCATTCATCAGTTGATAGAAGAGCAGGTGCAACGGAATCCGGGCCGCAGTGCCGTCGTATTCAATGAGCAGCTCCTTACTTATGGGCAGCTGAATGAAAAGGCCAACCGGCTGGCGCATTACCTGCGCCGGCAATACCACCTGCAGCCTGGTGAACCTGTGTTGCTGAGTGCCCGGCTCTCGCCGGAGTTATTGATAGCCCTCCTGGCCATCCTCAAAGCAGGGGCCGCTTACTTACCCGTCGATCCCGCCTTACCCAAAGAGCGGATAAGATTTATCATGGAAGAAGCTGGCGTTCAATTACTGATTACCGACGAAGCGTTATTGCCTCATTTTGACTACTATACCGGTCATACCTATACAATAGATACAACAGTAGAAACCCTTGATACCCCCATAGAAGATCCCACGCCCATCAATACACCCAACGACCTGGCCTATATCATTTATACTTCCGGTTCCACCGGCCAGCCCAAGGGCGTAATGGTAGAGCATGGATCCGTAGTCAACTATATTCATTGGGCAGCTGCTTATTACCTCAACCAGCCGCACCATAGTTTCGCCTTGTTCACTTCATTGTCTGCCGACCTTACCGTTACCTCTGTATTTACACCACTCATTACCGGCCATGAGATCGTCATTTACCGCGATCATGAACAACAACCCGCGGTGGAAAGGATATTCCGCGAAGGCCGGGCCAACGTGATCAAACTCACGCCATCCCATTTGAAGATCATCCGCGATACTCATTTTCAAACAGGAGAGAACAGGCCCCTGCTGCTCAAATTGATCGTAGGTGGCGAGGCATTGGAAACCGCACTGGCGAGGCGCATTGTACAAAGCCTGCCCGGAAAAGTAGAACTATTCAATGAGTACGGTCCCACCGAAGCCACCGTAGGTTGTATGATCCACCAGTATACAGACGACGAACAGGATGCATCTGTACCCATCGGCTTGCCCATTCATAATACCAGGATCTATTTACTCGACAAATATTTACAGCCCGTAGCAGCTGGCGTTACCGGCGAACTCTACGTGGCCGGTGCAGGCCTGGCGCGCGGTTATTTCAACAAAGAGCAGCTTACCGCCGAAAAGTTTATCCCCAACCCCTTTGTACCCGGCACCTATATGTACAAGACAGGTGATCATGGAGTACAGCGTCCCGATGGATTGCTGTCCTTTAGAGGCCGGATCGACCACCAGGTCAAGATCAGGGGCTACCGTGTAGAGTTGAGCGAGATAGAAAGCAGGCTGGTATCCTATGAAGGCATCACCGATTGCCTGGTGCTCTTGCACAAAGCACAGCAGGAAGCAAGCCTGGTAGCTTATTATGTATCCACCCAGGAAACAGCCAAAGAAGCCCTGCGCGATTTCCTGTTACAAACATTGCCCGATTATATGGTACCGGCCTGGTTCATTCGCCTGGAGGCCATGCCCCTCATGTTGAATGGAAAAACAGACCGCAAGGCCTTGCCCGATCCATTGCAACAAAGAGATACCGAATACGTAATGCCCGTTACCGAAGAAGAAAAAGCCCTCTGTGAAGCCTGGTGTGAAGTATTACGCATCGATAAAGTAGGCGTACTCGACAAATTCTTTTCCCTCGGCGGCGACTCCATCAAGTCCATTCAGATCTGTTCAAAACTGCAGGACAAAGGATACAAGTTCTCTGTACGCGATATGCTGCGCGAGCAAACCATTCAAAAGCAGGCCCTGCGGATGAAGAAAAAAGACCAGCCCATCCACCAGGCGCCCATTACCGGCACCAGTCGCTTATCACCCATCCAACAATGGTTCCTGGATGGTCCTGTAGCCGATAAACATCATTTCAACCATTCCATCTTATTGCATTTCCCAGAAGGATTGACCATCGAAACGGTCACAGACATCATGGGCAAATTACAGGAACACCACGATGCCCTGCGCATGATCTTTATACAGGATCTTAATGGATGGCATTGTGAGAACAAAGGTCCTGGGGGACCTGTTGCTATAACAGAACAAGACCTGCGTGAAGCAGTGGCGCCAGCTGAAGCGCTTGGAAAGCTGGCGCAGACCATCCAGTCTTCCATCGACCTGGAGCAGGGCCCCCTCATGAAGCTGGGATTGTTTCACCTTCCGGATGGCGCCCGTTTATTGATCATCATCCATCACCTCGTCATCGATGGCGTGTCCTGGCGTATCCTCCTGGATGATATCGACCGCCTGCACCGCCAGCACACAAAGAAGGAACCACTTTCCCTGCCTGCCAAAACACTGTCATTCTTACATTGGATTGGTAAGCTGGATACCTATACAAAAAGCAAAAGGTTTATACAGGCAGCTGCCTGGTGGAAAACATACGAAGTAAAACCAGTAACCGCATTACCACGCGAAGGTGTAGGAGAGAAGACCCTGGCAAGCATGCAACAGGCTGTCTTCCGTCTTAATCGTGCAGATACTACCGCCTTGCTCACCAAGGTACAGCACCCCTTCGGCAACCAGGTCAATGATATGCTGCTGGCCGCCCTGCTGCTCACCCTGGATGAACAGTGGGGTATACCCGCCGTTTCTATAGAGCTGGAAGGCCATGGCCGCGAAGACCTGGGCCAGCAGGAAGACATCAGCCGCACCGTTGGCTGGTTCACCATCCAGTATCCTGTATGGATAGAAAAGGGGAAAGACCTGCGCCATACCCTCAAGGCAGTGAAGGAAGCCCTGCACAGCCTGCCCAATCAGGGTTTCGATTATTTATTGCAGCAATATTTTACTACCAACAACAATAATGGCAAACGACAGCTCCCGGCAGCACCCATTAGTTTTAATTACCTGGGACAGTTTGATGAAAGTACCGAACACAATGTATTTACCATAGCCGGCGAGCCCCGGGGCGAAGATGTGTCCGCCAGGTACCTCTCTTCTTTTGATTGGGAATTCCTGGGCATGGTGACCGGCGCACAACTCGAATTATCGGTCACGTACAGCACCGCACAATACCTGCCCGCAACCATGAACAGGTTTATGGACCAATACCAGCTAAAGCTGCGGGAATTGGTAGCGTACTGTCAAACCTACCCCAAAAAAGAATTAACCCCTTCCGACTTTACATACAAACACCTCACCATTGAACAGGTAGACGCCCTGCAAAGCCGGTATGAGATAGAAGACATCTATCCTTTGTCGCCCATGCAGCAGGGCATGTTGTTCCATGCAATAGCCGATCCAACCAGTACTGCTTATTTTGAGCAAACATCCTATTGCCTGGTTGGCCATCTCAACATGGAAGCCGTAGAGAAGAGTTTAAATGCCCTCATGGCCAGGCATCCGGTGCTCCGTACCCGCTTCCTGTACAAAGGATTGGAAAAGCCACTTCAATTGGTACTGAAGGAACAGTTCATCGAATGCAGCTTTACAGATATCCGGGGAGAGATACGCAATGGCTCCCGCAACAGCGTCTTGCAGGACTGGCGCGAAGCAGATAAAGCAGCGCTCTTTAACCTGAGCGAAGACGCGCTGATGCGGGTAACAATATTGCAAACAGCCACCGGGGAATACGAATTCATCTGGTCCCATCACCACATCATCATGGATGGATGGTGTATGGGTATCCTCATCAATGAGTTCAACCTCTTATATGAAAGCTTCCTGCACGGGCAACCCATTCAGTTGCCGCCTGCCTCTCCTTATGCTACCTATATCCAATGGCTGGAAGAAAGAGACACCGCAGAAGCAGCTCATTATTGGAAAGACTACCTGCAGGGCTACCATCAACTGGCTACCATTCCCGCAACGGCATCATTAATAGCTGCCGCAGACCCCTATCACCCGGAACTGGCGCAACTAAGTTTTACCAGGGAGCAAACCAACGCCCTGCGTGCCTTATCTGTGCGGTACGGTGTAACTGTCAACACCATTATACAGGTAGCCTGGGGTATTTTATTGCTCAACTACAACCGCACCCGCGATGTGGTATTCGGCTGCGTGGTATCCGGCAGGCCGGCCGCTTTGAAAGGAGTGGATACCATGGTAGGGCTCTTCATCAATACCGTGCCGGTGAGAATGACCGTTGAGGAAGACGAAACGTTGGAGACCTTCCTGCAAAAAGTACAGGCCAATGCCATCGCTGGCGAACCCCATCATTACCATTCCCTCTATGAAATACAGACCCAGAGCCAGGCAGGGCGCTCATTACTCGATCACATCATGGTATTTGAGAACTACCCCCTCCTGGATCAATTGGAGCAGCAGGGAGACGGCAAACCTGCCTGGGTGGTGAAAGATGTACAGGTGCTGGAAGAAACCAACTATCCGCTGTTCTTGGAAGTATTCCTCCTTGATCAGCTTTCAATAGAGATCCATTACAATGCCCGTATCTATACACGCCAGGAGATCAATGAGCTGGTGCGTCACCTGGCCCATATCAGCGATCAGGTCATCCACCACAGCCACAAGCTGGTAAAAGACATCACCATTCCCCTCGCCAAAGGATTGAATGGGCACCACCAGCCTGGGCTTAACGTCTGTCAGCCTGAGCTTGTCGAAGGTGGCACAAGGGTGGGTCGCCTTTCAGAGGCGGCTCACCCGGGTCAACCACTCACACCCGCTGCCACCGATACCGAAAAAGAACTGGCCCTCATCTGGGCCGATCTCCTGAAGCAGGAGCCGGAGGAACTCGATATACATACCAGCTTTTTTGAACTGGGGGGCCATTCCCTCAAGGCCCTCAGCCTCGTGAACCGCATCAATAAGCAATTCGGTATCCAGATCGAACTGCAAACCATATTCGACAAAGAGACCATCAGGAACCTGGCCGAAGAGATCATCACCATCCGGCAGATACAATATGGTGTAAAGACCGATGAAGAAGGTTTCGAAGTCGTCATCTAA